The following are encoded together in the Rhodanobacter soli genome:
- a CDS encoding alanine dehydrogenase, with product MRIGIPSETKTLEGRVALIPAAAADLVHRGHDVFIQSGAGLKSGFADEAYAREGITVVADAAALYEAGELIVKVKEPVAGDLALLKKHHLLFCYLHLAAEPELTRSLLGIGLTGVAFESVTENGMLPLLLPMSVIAGRIATQIGTTLLHRPQGGKGKLLGGMASTPRGKVVVLGAGAAGGNAAALAAAAGANVVVFDKRQDRLAEMMAMGPNVTALYAYESSVAEEVRDADIVVGAVLIPSARAPHVVSEAMVRTMEPGSVLVDIAIDQGGCFETSKPTTWEKPTYDVHGITHFCVTNMPGAVPQTSSLAISAAILPYVQRLAAGSEWRQFAPLNSGINVDGGKLVHPALQGML from the coding sequence ATGCGCATCGGCATTCCCTCCGAAACCAAGACCCTGGAAGGTCGCGTCGCCCTCATTCCGGCCGCTGCCGCCGACCTGGTGCACCGTGGCCACGATGTGTTCATCCAGTCCGGGGCCGGCCTGAAAAGCGGCTTTGCCGATGAGGCCTACGCAAGGGAGGGCATCACCGTGGTGGCGGATGCCGCCGCGCTGTACGAGGCGGGCGAGTTGATCGTCAAGGTGAAGGAGCCGGTCGCCGGCGATCTCGCCTTGCTGAAAAAGCACCATCTGCTGTTCTGTTACCTGCACCTGGCGGCCGAGCCCGAGCTGACCCGCAGCCTGCTCGGCATCGGGCTGACCGGCGTGGCGTTCGAATCGGTGACCGAGAACGGCATGCTGCCGCTGCTGCTGCCGATGTCGGTGATCGCCGGCCGCATCGCCACCCAGATCGGCACCACGCTGCTGCACCGCCCGCAGGGCGGCAAGGGCAAGCTGCTCGGCGGCATGGCTTCCACTCCGCGCGGCAAGGTCGTGGTGCTCGGCGCCGGTGCCGCCGGCGGCAATGCCGCCGCCCTGGCCGCGGCCGCCGGTGCCAACGTGGTGGTGTTCGACAAGCGCCAGGACCGCCTGGCCGAAATGATGGCCATGGGTCCGAACGTCACCGCGTTGTATGCCTACGAGTCGTCGGTAGCCGAGGAGGTCCGCGACGCCGACATCGTGGTCGGCGCGGTGCTGATCCCCAGTGCCCGGGCGCCGCACGTGGTCAGCGAGGCGATGGTCAGGACGATGGAGCCGGGCAGCGTGCTGGTGGACATCGCGATCGACCAGGGCGGCTGCTTCGAGACTTCGAAGCCGACCACCTGGGAGAAGCCCACCTACGACGTGCACGGCATCACCCACTTCTGCGTGACCAACATGCCGGGTGCGGTGCCGCAGACGTCGTCACTGGCGATTTCCGCCGCGATCCTGCCGTACGTGCAGCGTCTGGCCGCGGGCAGCGAGTGGCGCCAGTTCGCCCCGCTGAATAGCGGCATCAATGTCGATGGCGGCAAGCTGGTGCATCCTGCGCTGCAAGGTATGCTCTAA